One window from the genome of Opitutales bacterium encodes:
- a CDS encoding amino acid ABC transporter permease, translating into MQSRSVSPLARRLDWAFLALLALVAVVFVHRALSTFNYDWNWGRAWEFISTPNERFLGWSYFGFAILNTVKVCLLTAIFALLGGALVGVMRTSRVPFFSLMSASYVYGMRNIPPLVFIFIFYFFITPQILLLLPLEGLKGMLEGRELLQFLLVQPALLENMLAAILSLAVLEGAFVAEVVRGGFQAVPKGQGEAAEALGLSAWQKLRFVLFPQVLRVVVPQLGNILVSIVKNTAIVSLISVQELTFAAQEMANSSSLVFEIWLITAAIYWVLCVAIERAFKLLTQTRKSNA; encoded by the coding sequence ATGCAGAGTAGGTCGGTGTCTCCGCTGGCCCGTCGGCTGGATTGGGCGTTTTTGGCGCTGCTTGCTCTCGTGGCTGTTGTTTTTGTCCATCGGGCTCTCAGCACATTCAATTACGATTGGAATTGGGGACGCGCATGGGAGTTCATCTCAACACCTAATGAGCGGTTTCTCGGCTGGTCCTACTTCGGTTTTGCAATTCTCAATACAGTCAAAGTTTGTCTGCTAACGGCGATCTTTGCGCTGTTGGGTGGGGCGTTAGTGGGGGTGATGCGAACGAGCCGAGTCCCATTTTTTAGTCTCATGAGCGCTAGCTATGTTTATGGCATGCGTAATATTCCACCGCTCGTTTTTATTTTTATTTTCTATTTCTTTATTACTCCACAGATCCTGTTGCTTCTACCCTTGGAGGGGCTCAAGGGAATGTTGGAGGGTCGCGAGCTACTACAGTTTCTTTTGGTTCAGCCTGCGTTGCTCGAGAATATGCTCGCTGCAATCTTGAGTCTTGCGGTCTTGGAAGGCGCATTTGTGGCGGAAGTGGTGCGGGGTGGTTTTCAGGCGGTACCCAAGGGGCAGGGGGAGGCCGCTGAAGCTCTGGGGCTTTCGGCTTGGCAGAAGCTTCGGTTTGTTTTGTTCCCGCAAGTGCTCAGGGTCGTTGTGCCTCAGCTGGGAAACATTCTAGTCTCGATCGTCAAAAACACTGCGATCGTATCCTTAATCAGTGTGCAAGAACTGACCTTTGCTGCCCAAGAGATGGCTAATTCGTCTTCGCTTGTATTCGAGATCTGGTTGATTACAGCAGCGATTTATTGGGTGCTATGTGTGGCGATAGAGCGTGCTTTTAAACTACTCACGCAAACAAGAAAATCGAATGCTTGA
- a CDS encoding cadherin repeat domain-containing protein, whose translation MAAPQNEEPVETEDPIETEDPNTPPIISDTIPARVPELQTTEAEIKIDDDSDIVSIRFEDLPDFIQVGNLSEVTATRTSESLELVIEPAVEDIGSHTFKVIADDGVNIAEKTYTLVVFDTQIAPTSSGFSESLLNEGDRSLSLNLFDIFEDRDNGSENLSYSIIRNSNPFIYRTIAFDSDTGMLSFTFDQSIRGILDMQIQAKDSDNLSATVDIFISLRDSNVQATRVAASAEEVTLRPAQILAKSVPVSVEILAGEASFSYTNWESESASLYLKQTAEDEQRALFKVTYNDLETGESVETLLPITVTPRVFDADIKIVDGWMLSDLFGLYTRSGEWLYSKPLGWLFIDSVVGEKVSLYSPTRGWFYTEKSFGNYLFDWSDQSWKYIYVDNTAHAFIYDFSSASYSKW comes from the coding sequence GTGGCGGCTCCGCAAAATGAAGAGCCCGTCGAAACTGAAGATCCGATTGAAACCGAGGACCCCAATACCCCGCCGATCATCTCTGATACCATACCAGCGCGCGTTCCTGAGCTTCAGACCACCGAGGCAGAGATTAAAATCGATGATGATTCGGATATTGTTTCAATTCGCTTCGAAGACTTGCCTGACTTTATCCAAGTTGGAAATTTGAGTGAGGTAACTGCAACGAGGACCTCTGAAAGCCTTGAGCTCGTTATCGAGCCAGCTGTTGAAGACATTGGGTCTCACACCTTCAAAGTGATCGCTGATGATGGTGTCAATATAGCCGAGAAGACATACACCCTTGTCGTCTTCGATACGCAAATCGCCCCGACCTCCTCCGGGTTTTCTGAAAGTCTTCTCAACGAAGGAGATAGGAGCCTATCCCTTAATCTCTTCGATATTTTCGAAGATAGAGATAACGGCTCTGAGAACCTCTCATATTCGATAATTCGCAATTCGAATCCTTTCATCTATCGCACGATAGCATTCGATTCCGATACTGGGATGCTTTCATTCACATTTGATCAGTCCATTCGAGGTATTCTGGACATGCAGATCCAGGCGAAAGACAGCGACAACCTAAGTGCGACCGTGGACATTTTCATTTCTCTGCGCGATTCGAACGTCCAGGCAACGCGCGTTGCGGCATCGGCTGAGGAAGTGACTCTTCGACCCGCGCAAATTCTCGCAAAAAGCGTTCCTGTATCTGTCGAAATCCTAGCTGGAGAAGCATCGTTTAGCTACACAAATTGGGAATCTGAGTCAGCCTCGCTTTATCTCAAACAAACGGCCGAAGATGAGCAACGCGCTCTGTTTAAAGTAACCTACAACGACTTGGAAACCGGTGAAAGTGTGGAAACACTCCTCCCGATCACAGTTACTCCGAGGGTCTTCGATGCAGACATCAAAATCGTCGATGGTTGGATGCTATCAGATCTATTTGGACTATATACGCGCTCAGGTGAATGGCTCTATTCAAAACCGCTTGGATGGCTATTCATCGACTCAGTCGTTGGAGAAAAGGTTTCGCTCTACTCACCGACACGCGGCTGGTTCTACACTGAGAAAAGCTTCGGCAATTACCTGTTTGATTGGTCAGACCAAAGTTGGAAATACATCTACGTCGATAACACCGCACATGCCTTTATCTACGACTTTAGCAGCGCGAGCTACTCAAAGTGGTAA
- a CDS encoding cadherin repeat domain-containing protein: MFTHLSKLPRHVLSLAIACSIHMTAFGTNLYTPVIEPIENQVIGYEESLFVSIDATDSDPDDMLYYSLDSASIALGMSIGSDGIISWNPTIYELYNTYTVTVTVEDSGDPPFSANESFTVEVIDSGSEGSYGYYPEVYGEYYLYYDENEGAVQLDPSFDFRDGDFDMSGGTLSVYADSGTSEDSVFSLVPSGAISLVGNDVFYDNGEDETFKFGTVNSTSVTGSDLLTVTFNSNVSEEAIDELGLKFKYENTSDNPPPLVNASIEAVDSASNLGSNFIQIEITPINDPPAIAEISNILAKPGDFIEIIPSVTDPDSKDADLSFSFMVSPSDPGFSFNSSTGQLNWVPSTIDVGEFDVLITVVDNAELGESSPSDSTPFTITVNDGVLLLSTAPVVTTDTSLLFTEDGDAVKVSPSFAVADSDFDLGLGQLKVQITNNPSSEDSLFIQDTSDISISGNSVFHQTQQIATFSKNRVSEDEMLVFNFESIVTDIQISDLGRAIFFNSTDDTPPSSKEITFFVYDGAALGSSNFTSLSITPVNDIPSIVEIPDLNLPRNTPIDFNVSVSDPDDSEEDLSFSISVSPSNPGIIIGSNSGRIQFTPDISNVGQTYAITVTVTDDEDGADTETFNLTVQGEITIDPIADQTVLEGNSLSIRANATSAGTVVYTIDSTSLENGFQINTETGVSSPTTLQADRHRHSIRSRSPGSIRPPQT, translated from the coding sequence ATGTTTACTCACCTCAGCAAACTACCGCGCCATGTCTTGAGTCTTGCGATCGCATGCAGCATCCACATGACCGCTTTCGGCACGAATCTCTACACGCCTGTGATAGAGCCAATTGAAAACCAGGTTATCGGCTATGAAGAGAGCCTCTTCGTCAGCATCGACGCAACTGATAGCGATCCTGATGACATGCTCTACTATTCCTTGGACAGCGCGTCGATTGCCCTAGGTATGAGCATCGGCTCAGACGGTATCATCTCTTGGAACCCCACGATTTATGAACTCTACAACACCTACACGGTCACAGTTACGGTAGAAGACAGTGGGGATCCCCCTTTTTCTGCAAATGAGAGCTTCACTGTCGAGGTAATCGACTCGGGAAGCGAAGGAAGCTACGGTTACTACCCAGAGGTCTACGGGGAATATTATTTATACTATGATGAAAATGAAGGTGCCGTCCAACTGGACCCAAGCTTCGATTTTCGTGATGGCGACTTCGATATGAGCGGAGGTACCCTTTCAGTATACGCTGATTCCGGAACCAGTGAAGACAGTGTCTTTTCCCTTGTTCCGTCGGGCGCAATCAGCCTGGTTGGTAATGATGTGTTTTATGACAATGGTGAAGATGAAACTTTTAAGTTTGGTACGGTGAACAGCACATCCGTTACGGGGAGTGATCTATTGACCGTAACCTTTAACTCGAACGTGAGTGAAGAGGCGATTGATGAGCTTGGCTTGAAATTTAAATACGAAAACACCTCCGACAACCCACCGCCCTTGGTCAATGCGAGCATCGAAGCTGTCGACTCCGCGAGCAATCTGGGCAGTAATTTCATTCAGATCGAGATCACGCCAATTAATGACCCTCCAGCGATAGCTGAGATTTCAAATATACTCGCGAAACCAGGCGACTTCATAGAAATCATCCCCTCTGTAACCGATCCTGACAGCAAAGATGCCGACCTATCGTTCTCGTTTATGGTGTCGCCGTCTGATCCTGGTTTTTCATTTAATTCATCGACCGGGCAATTGAACTGGGTGCCGTCCACGATCGATGTTGGTGAATTTGATGTCTTGATCACCGTTGTGGACAATGCCGAATTAGGAGAGTCTTCACCCTCGGACTCTACGCCGTTCACCATAACAGTGAATGATGGTGTGTTGCTCCTTTCCACCGCTCCAGTAGTCACAACCGACACTTCCCTTCTCTTCACCGAGGACGGAGATGCAGTGAAAGTCTCACCATCCTTTGCCGTCGCAGATTCAGATTTTGATTTAGGTCTGGGTCAGCTCAAGGTTCAGATAACAAATAATCCATCCTCCGAAGACTCCTTATTCATCCAGGATACAAGCGATATTTCAATAAGTGGGAACAGTGTCTTTCACCAAACTCAGCAAATCGCGACCTTTTCGAAGAACCGTGTCAGCGAGGACGAGATGCTAGTGTTCAACTTCGAATCGATCGTCACAGATATCCAAATCAGTGACCTAGGAAGAGCAATCTTCTTCAACAGCACCGACGACACCCCGCCATCCTCCAAAGAGATCACGTTTTTCGTTTATGATGGTGCCGCCCTCGGATCTAGCAATTTCACCTCACTTTCAATTACCCCAGTTAATGACATCCCCAGCATCGTCGAGATTCCGGATTTAAACCTACCAAGAAACACCCCCATAGACTTCAACGTATCGGTATCTGACCCAGACGACTCCGAAGAAGACCTCTCTTTTTCAATTAGTGTTTCGCCCAGCAATCCAGGTATCATCATTGGATCCAATTCGGGACGCATTCAATTCACGCCAGATATTTCAAATGTGGGCCAAACTTATGCAATTACCGTAACGGTCACAGATGACGAAGATGGCGCCGATACGGAAACCTTCAATCTCACTGTGCAAGGCGAAATCACGATTGATCCCATCGCGGATCAAACAGTCTTGGAAGGAAATTCTCTCAGCATCAGAGCCAATGCCACCTCAGCCGGAACCGTCGTCTATACCATTGATAGCACATCGCTTGAGAACGGCTTTCAGATCAATACCGAGACGGGGGTGTCATCTCCTACGACTCTGCAAGCGGACAGGCACCGACACAGTATACGATCGAGGTCTCCGGGTTCGATTCGACCACCTCAAACCTGA
- a CDS encoding FecR domain-containing protein, with product MSCRLRIPLSAWPTLTSLLFGAVLSTYAQSDLLPLRESVVEEVINQVSILTGENLEEVPAVTNMVFKAPDFLQTGRRSRARLKAEDGTITRIGSNSLFSFDEASRTINLKRGSILFHSPEGRGGGRVVTASATASVLGTTIIVAATQDGGFKLLVLEGRAQVAFPDGTIRQLTAGQMTFVRPDSTPFTTTNASNSGTNDPSDTGATSATDTPAGEPGPVLEFDLDRMTQGSRLLSSFSEDLPSIERIDTATQEQIDRISGGELEVTDALIIGVNDDEDLVVAIDKDITETAREVQDEDDTNESEDEDDSSTTPPTERTPEELFSQAIESEVDLSTGFPEDNLFDLPGFTLDSDDFSTIEEAFQFYGFIAGTVTIPEGRLDLSDIALTQEGADFSEINLGGCRTS from the coding sequence ATGAGTTGTCGCCTGCGTATCCCTCTATCAGCTTGGCCCACCCTCACATCTTTGCTCTTCGGAGCTGTTTTATCTACCTACGCACAGAGTGATCTGCTCCCGCTGCGCGAATCGGTAGTCGAGGAGGTCATTAATCAAGTATCTATCCTAACCGGGGAGAACCTCGAGGAAGTGCCTGCTGTGACCAATATGGTCTTTAAGGCACCGGACTTCCTGCAGACCGGACGCCGCTCTAGAGCTAGACTCAAGGCAGAGGACGGCACGATCACCCGTATCGGATCAAACTCTTTATTCTCGTTCGATGAAGCGAGTCGAACCATTAACTTAAAACGCGGTTCTATTCTTTTTCACTCACCCGAGGGACGCGGCGGTGGACGTGTGGTTACGGCATCTGCGACAGCATCGGTTCTAGGCACAACTATTATTGTAGCTGCTACTCAGGACGGTGGATTCAAACTACTCGTTCTAGAAGGACGTGCGCAGGTAGCCTTTCCCGACGGCACAATTCGTCAACTGACCGCGGGTCAGATGACTTTTGTCAGACCTGACTCCACGCCGTTCACCACCACAAATGCCTCTAATTCAGGAACAAATGACCCGAGCGATACGGGTGCGACTAGCGCCACAGACACCCCTGCTGGTGAACCGGGTCCTGTTCTCGAATTTGACCTCGATCGTATGACACAGGGCTCCAGATTGCTCAGCAGCTTTTCAGAAGATCTTCCGAGCATTGAACGTATCGACACCGCTACCCAGGAACAAATCGACCGTATCTCCGGCGGGGAACTGGAAGTAACAGACGCGCTCATCATCGGGGTGAACGATGATGAGGATCTCGTGGTTGCGATAGATAAGGATATAACTGAGACCGCGCGGGAGGTCCAAGACGAAGACGACACCAATGAATCCGAAGATGAAGATGACAGCTCCACTACTCCTCCCACCGAGCGAACACCTGAAGAATTGTTCAGCCAGGCCATCGAGTCGGAAGTAGATCTCAGCACTGGTTTTCCAGAAGACAATCTATTCGACCTTCCTGGGTTTACCCTAGATTCAGACGACTTTTCAACGATTGAGGAAGCTTTCCAGTTTTACGGATTCATCGCTGGGACAGTCACAATCCCCGAAGGCCGCCTCGACCTGAGTGACATCGCCCTAACGCAAGAAGGTGCTGATTTTTCAGAGATTAATCTGGGGGGGTGTAGAACGTCTTGA
- a CDS encoding adenylate/guanylate cyclase domain-containing protein yields the protein MKRSAADKETIFDFLKKHRPVIFLVFILLLAGIMSLPQVQRFAFFKDLEDATLSLRLRMRGIQEPSHDEVPIVIVALDDTSLYTQLNEADLAANPDAIWTQEPWPWNRSIHAALMRKLFAAGARVVAFDFVFPTPNDGDLAFYDTLDAFQERVVIGFDYSPYENELGETRIDERLPYDDLLPLEGSIETIGFVNVARDPDGTLRRAKLSTNIYAENQLFADNIEQHARIAALAQRSERELSFSARIASKVDPTTVDDLPDFFDMPMINFGGPASYFPSISYLDVILEDRFTRFQDLVDGAIVIVGPYSDLFKDVIATPFGDMFGVETHAHVVRSILTDSFVMEPPTGTETGLNLLCALPVLAIGLGIRSAYLKVALAGGLALLFVAGVQIAFESSYLINPVVPCLITILLGSGTLTAYDFVLEQFDRNRLKGYLSRYVSPEVANILASNRDEFKALLQGTSRPMTILFSDIRGFTTLSERYSPKGLVEHLNDYFEGMVSEILKTRGSLNKYIGDAILAVWGDIYSEGDKADCLRAVTCAMSMKEVMAELNKSWEGQEGRLPMAIGIGISQGEGFIGNMGHQSRMEVAVMGDVVNLGSRLEGATKQYQTDILVSESVYDLCKDTFRFQELDVIQVKGKTEGIRVFAPINRLDEREPEWFVEWGLALNSYRDRRFPQAAVLFDKLSKTHPKIAGAANLYVERARELDHNPPPENWDFVFVMETK from the coding sequence GTGAAACGCTCGGCCGCTGATAAAGAGACTATCTTCGACTTTTTGAAGAAGCATCGGCCCGTTATTTTTCTGGTCTTCATCCTATTACTCGCAGGCATCATGAGCCTACCACAGGTCCAGCGCTTTGCCTTCTTCAAAGATCTGGAGGACGCCACGCTCTCCTTGCGTTTGCGGATGCGCGGAATCCAGGAGCCATCTCATGATGAGGTTCCTATCGTTATCGTCGCGCTTGATGACACCTCACTTTACACTCAACTCAACGAGGCTGATTTAGCCGCCAATCCTGACGCCATCTGGACTCAAGAACCTTGGCCTTGGAATCGATCCATCCATGCAGCGCTCATGAGAAAGCTCTTCGCAGCAGGGGCACGCGTCGTGGCGTTTGACTTTGTATTTCCAACCCCCAACGACGGAGACCTGGCATTCTACGATACGCTCGACGCGTTTCAGGAGCGAGTCGTCATCGGTTTCGACTACTCTCCCTATGAAAACGAGCTCGGCGAGACGCGGATCGATGAGCGGCTTCCCTATGATGATCTCTTACCTCTCGAAGGTTCGATTGAAACCATTGGCTTTGTCAATGTAGCCCGTGATCCAGACGGGACGCTGCGCCGTGCAAAACTGAGCACCAACATATACGCAGAGAATCAACTTTTCGCTGATAATATCGAACAACATGCGCGCATCGCCGCACTTGCTCAGCGCAGCGAACGGGAGCTTTCATTCAGCGCGCGCATCGCGTCGAAAGTAGATCCGACGACCGTCGACGACCTACCAGACTTCTTCGACATGCCCATGATTAATTTCGGCGGACCGGCATCCTATTTTCCGAGTATCAGCTACTTGGATGTGATCTTAGAGGACCGATTTACTCGGTTTCAGGACCTTGTGGATGGAGCAATTGTCATCGTTGGACCCTACTCCGATCTTTTCAAGGATGTCATAGCCACACCGTTTGGTGACATGTTTGGTGTAGAAACACATGCCCATGTAGTCCGATCCATACTCACAGATAGCTTTGTCATGGAGCCGCCCACCGGAACCGAGACTGGGCTCAACCTCCTGTGCGCTCTCCCAGTCTTGGCTATCGGCCTGGGAATCCGTTCCGCCTACCTCAAAGTGGCGTTAGCGGGTGGCTTGGCTTTGTTGTTCGTAGCGGGTGTGCAAATCGCCTTTGAATCCTCCTATCTGATTAATCCAGTCGTGCCCTGTTTGATCACAATCCTATTGGGAAGCGGCACACTGACGGCGTACGACTTTGTATTGGAGCAATTTGATCGGAATCGCCTCAAGGGTTATCTGAGCCGATACGTGTCGCCCGAGGTGGCCAATATTCTGGCAAGTAACCGAGACGAATTTAAGGCTCTCTTACAAGGAACAAGCCGCCCGATGACGATCTTGTTTTCAGATATCCGCGGATTCACCACCTTAAGTGAGCGCTACTCTCCAAAGGGTTTGGTGGAGCACTTGAATGATTATTTTGAGGGAATGGTCTCAGAAATCCTTAAAACACGGGGTTCTCTCAACAAATACATCGGAGACGCGATTCTTGCTGTCTGGGGCGATATCTATTCGGAAGGAGACAAGGCAGACTGTTTGCGCGCCGTTACCTGTGCCATGAGCATGAAAGAAGTCATGGCCGAACTGAACAAAAGCTGGGAGGGGCAAGAGGGCCGCCTTCCGATGGCGATTGGAATCGGAATCAGCCAGGGCGAAGGCTTCATCGGAAACATGGGCCATCAGAGCCGGATGGAGGTCGCGGTCATGGGTGATGTCGTCAACTTGGGATCGCGGCTCGAAGGCGCAACAAAGCAGTACCAAACAGATATCCTCGTGAGTGAGTCTGTTTATGATCTGTGCAAAGACACATTCCGTTTCCAAGAACTCGATGTCATCCAGGTAAAAGGAAAAACAGAGGGCATTCGAGTGTTTGCACCGATTAACAGACTCGATGAGAGGGAACCTGAATGGTTTGTCGAATGGGGTTTAGCCCTCAATTCCTACCGGGATAGAAGATTTCCTCAGGCGGCAGTGCTTTTCGACAAACTCTCCAAGACCCATCCAAAAATCGCGGGCGCTGCAAATCTGTATGTGGAACGAGCCCGTGAACTAGATCATAATCCTCCGCCTGAAAACTGGGACTTTGTGTTCGTTATGGAGACGAAATAA
- the ruvA gene encoding Holliday junction branch migration protein RuvA: MIALISGKLLEATPLEAIVLAGGIGYRVHIPVTTAEKLPPAGKEVTLFIQAVYREDSQALYGFAVRSDRDLFALIVEKVSGIGPRIAINMMSRMSSQTLVQAITTGDVALISKCPGIGKKTAERLVIELKDKLGGSIASGTSSQETIASPIDGSVQQNAFADAVAALIALGYKAPDADKAIRKASQKLGADSATEALIRAALNG; encoded by the coding sequence GTGATTGCTTTGATCTCTGGAAAGCTGCTTGAGGCGACGCCCCTTGAGGCAATCGTCCTCGCAGGGGGGATCGGCTACCGCGTCCACATCCCCGTCACCACGGCAGAGAAACTCCCTCCCGCGGGTAAGGAGGTAACGCTATTTATCCAAGCCGTCTACCGAGAAGATTCCCAGGCCCTGTATGGGTTTGCGGTGCGCTCTGATCGAGACTTGTTCGCGCTCATTGTTGAAAAGGTATCGGGAATTGGGCCGCGCATAGCCATCAACATGATGAGCCGAATGTCTTCCCAGACACTGGTTCAAGCAATTACAACCGGAGACGTCGCTCTGATCTCGAAATGCCCAGGCATTGGGAAAAAGACTGCCGAACGCTTGGTGATCGAACTTAAAGACAAGCTCGGTGGCAGCATAGCCAGTGGCACGAGTTCACAAGAGACGATCGCTTCACCGATTGATGGTTCTGTGCAGCAAAATGCATTTGCAGATGCCGTTGCCGCCCTTATCGCTCTCGGGTATAAGGCTCCAGACGCCGACAAAGCCATCCGGAAAGCTTCCCAAAAACTTGGAGCGGACTCGGCAACGGAAGCCTTAATTCGCGCCGCGCTCAACGGTTAG
- a CDS encoding 4-hydroxy-tetrahydrodipicolinate reductase produces MIKVMINGSRGRMGQAIAACAVESGVHISSQVDAGDDADQFIEIVDVAIDFSHHLATLPLVRTAVAHKKPIVIGTTGHSQADRDAIAELSNEIPMVWAGNFSIGVNLLFHLTSITAKILENGYDAEVLEMHHRLKKDAPSGTAERLLEVIEEAKGLNPDVRTHGRAGITGERTDNEIGVHAVRGGDIVGEHTVFFAGEGERIELTHRASDRRIFAQGALHAAKWVAGKPAGLYNMEDVLGLR; encoded by the coding sequence ATGATCAAAGTCATGATAAACGGATCCCGTGGACGCATGGGCCAAGCCATTGCCGCATGCGCGGTTGAGTCCGGCGTGCATATTTCCTCTCAGGTCGACGCAGGCGACGATGCCGATCAATTCATCGAGATTGTCGACGTGGCCATCGATTTCTCACACCACCTCGCCACCCTTCCCTTGGTGCGCACAGCCGTTGCTCACAAAAAGCCAATTGTCATCGGCACAACGGGGCATTCTCAGGCTGATCGCGATGCGATCGCCGAGCTCAGCAACGAAATCCCCATGGTCTGGGCCGGAAATTTCTCAATCGGCGTGAATCTTCTCTTTCACCTAACGAGCATCACAGCGAAGATCCTCGAGAACGGCTACGATGCTGAAGTGCTAGAGATGCACCACCGCTTGAAGAAGGATGCGCCCAGCGGCACAGCGGAGCGCCTTCTAGAAGTAATTGAGGAAGCCAAAGGACTCAATCCCGATGTCCGCACGCATGGCCGTGCGGGTATTACCGGTGAACGCACCGATAACGAAATTGGCGTTCATGCCGTTCGTGGTGGCGACATTGTGGGCGAGCACACGGTGTTCTTTGCGGGAGAAGGCGAGCGCATCGAGCTGACACATCGGGCTTCTGATCGCCGTATTTTCGCCCAAGGGGCTCTCCATGCTGCAAAGTGGGTCGCGGGTAAACCAGCCGGACTCTACAATATGGAAGATGTTCTGGGCCTACGCTAA
- a CDS encoding 4-hydroxy-tetrahydrodipicolinate synthase, with the protein MAENIDFSGVHTALATPFDKDGEVSYGCLERLVNFQISEGINGIVPVGTTGETPTLSTGEHLSVVKRTVEIADGRIPIIAGAGSNSTREAVNLTKEAAAAGADAILQVTPYYNKPNQEGLFLHFSAIAEATNKPIVLYSIPSRCMIQLDPDTVARLYEKYPHVCVIKESSGKPERVEALRAACGDAFTILSGDDSMTLQFIERSASGVISVASNALIRPLLQLVKLTEQGERAASMELDKKLQHFFEALFLDPNPVPIKHVLVWKQLIESPRARLPLTKITDSTLRELEAAWEEVKDL; encoded by the coding sequence ATGGCGGAGAATATCGATTTTTCGGGCGTTCACACAGCCCTGGCTACACCATTTGATAAGGACGGTGAAGTTTCGTATGGCTGCCTGGAGCGCTTGGTGAACTTTCAGATCAGCGAGGGCATCAATGGGATTGTTCCAGTCGGCACCACAGGCGAAACCCCCACGCTTTCAACCGGAGAACATCTCAGTGTCGTAAAGCGAACGGTTGAGATCGCAGATGGGCGCATCCCCATCATCGCGGGAGCCGGCTCGAACTCTACCCGAGAAGCAGTAAATCTCACAAAAGAAGCTGCCGCTGCCGGAGCTGACGCTATTTTGCAGGTCACTCCCTACTACAACAAACCCAACCAAGAGGGCCTCTTTCTTCATTTCTCTGCAATTGCGGAGGCCACTAACAAGCCAATCGTGCTCTACTCTATTCCGAGCCGCTGCATGATTCAGCTCGATCCAGATACGGTAGCGAGACTTTACGAAAAGTATCCACATGTATGCGTGATCAAGGAGAGCAGTGGAAAGCCAGAACGCGTGGAAGCATTGAGGGCTGCCTGTGGCGACGCATTTACTATTTTGTCAGGAGATGATTCGATGACTCTTCAATTCATCGAACGCAGTGCGAGTGGCGTCATCAGCGTAGCATCCAATGCGTTGATTCGCCCGCTACTCCAGCTTGTTAAGCTTACCGAGCAAGGTGAGCGTGCGGCGTCCATGGAGCTGGATAAAAAACTTCAGCACTTCTTTGAAGCCTTATTCTTAGATCCCAACCCAGTGCCGATTAAACACGTCTTGGTTTGGAAACAATTGATCGAAAGCCCGAGAGCACGCCTACCGCTGACAAAGATTACAGACAGCACCCTGCGCGAACTCGAGGCCGCCTGGGAAGAAGTGAAGGATCTTTAG